A genomic stretch from Bacillus sp. N1-1 includes:
- a CDS encoding alpha/beta hydrolase: MSFIEVNETPLYYEDYGPKDAPVLVFSHSLFFNSDMFQHQVEHFSKDYRVICYDHRGQGNSGRSSLENLDMDTLTNDAAALIEGLGIQKCHFIGNSMGGFIALRLAARRPDLLLSCVVLGSSAEAEYKKEEFQPLVTQLQKNGAEEVVDTLMYIMFGDASLASLSLERERNYWRNYMKKLEPSIGDAAHQVIHRKSVLEELEDVKIPVLAIAGEQDHAYSIQLSENIAKKVENGRCEVVGKAGHSVALEKHEEVNKRLERHFVRMKSKLERKARS, encoded by the coding sequence GTGTCGTTTATTGAAGTGAACGAAACACCGCTCTATTATGAAGATTATGGTCCAAAGGATGCACCGGTTTTGGTTTTTAGTCATTCGCTGTTTTTTAATTCGGATATGTTTCAACATCAGGTGGAACACTTTTCAAAGGATTATAGAGTGATTTGCTACGACCACCGTGGCCAGGGGAATAGCGGTCGGTCTTCTTTAGAAAACCTTGATATGGATACGCTTACAAATGATGCGGCCGCGTTGATTGAAGGTCTTGGTATTCAGAAGTGTCATTTTATCGGGAATTCGATGGGAGGATTTATTGCGCTTAGACTGGCGGCTAGAAGGCCAGATCTCCTTCTTTCGTGTGTCGTTCTAGGAAGTTCAGCGGAAGCAGAGTATAAGAAAGAAGAATTCCAGCCGCTCGTTACTCAGCTTCAGAAGAACGGAGCGGAAGAAGTGGTCGATACCCTGATGTATATTATGTTTGGTGATGCCTCGCTTGCGTCGTTGTCGTTAGAAAGGGAACGAAACTATTGGCGCAATTATATGAAGAAGCTAGAACCATCGATTGGCGACGCTGCTCATCAGGTAATACATCGAAAGAGTGTTCTTGAAGAGTTAGAAGACGTCAAGATACCAGTTCTAGCGATTGCAGGAGAACAGGATCACGCTTATTCGATTCAGCTATCTGAGAACATTGCGAAGAAAGTCGAGAATGGCCGTTGTGAAGTAGTTGGGAAAGCGGGTCACTCTGTAGCACTTGAGAAGCATGAAGAAGTGAACAAACGTCTGGAAAGGCATTTTGTGAGGATGAAATCCAAGCTGGAACGAAAGGCTAGAAGCTAA
- a CDS encoding Gfo/Idh/MocA family oxidoreductase — protein sequence MEKLKVAVIGCGSIARRRHLPEYHAEKNVEIVAVCDVVKERAEEMVSLYGGKDYTDYLDLLDVAEIDAVSVCLPNALHAPVSIAALNAGKHVLCEKPMATSREEAEAMNQAAVVNGKKLMIAHNQRFVASHVKAKGLIESGEVGKIYSFRTTFGHPGPEQWSIDGVGSWFFDKERAFIGAMGDLGVHKSDLMRYLLGEIVEVGAFVETNAKENTDVDDNAVCILKTEKGVIGTLTASWSYVSGGDNATVIYGENAVLRLEDDPKHSLVVQYKNGDVLKYELQKIQTNEAGGQQTTHVIENFVECIVQDTVPAVSGEEGMKSLQVILSALEANETKRVVKVGIERAIM from the coding sequence ATGGAAAAATTGAAAGTAGCGGTTATCGGATGTGGCAGCATTGCCAGACGTCGTCATTTGCCGGAATACCATGCGGAGAAGAATGTAGAAATTGTGGCGGTCTGTGATGTGGTGAAGGAACGAGCAGAGGAAATGGTGAGTTTATATGGGGGTAAAGATTACACGGATTATTTGGACTTACTTGATGTTGCTGAGATTGATGCGGTGAGCGTATGCTTACCAAATGCTCTACATGCCCCTGTGTCTATCGCGGCATTGAATGCGGGCAAGCATGTCCTCTGCGAGAAGCCAATGGCAACTTCACGTGAGGAGGCAGAAGCCATGAATCAGGCGGCTGTTGTAAACGGTAAAAAGTTGATGATCGCTCACAATCAGCGATTCGTTGCTTCACATGTAAAAGCGAAGGGATTAATTGAAAGTGGAGAGGTTGGTAAAATCTATAGCTTCCGGACTACGTTTGGTCACCCTGGTCCTGAGCAGTGGAGCATTGATGGAGTAGGAAGCTGGTTCTTTGATAAAGAGAGGGCGTTCATAGGTGCAATGGGAGATCTTGGTGTACATAAGTCTGACCTTATGCGCTACTTGCTTGGGGAGATCGTTGAAGTTGGCGCGTTTGTAGAAACAAATGCGAAGGAAAATACGGACGTTGATGATAATGCGGTTTGTATCCTTAAAACGGAGAAGGGTGTAATTGGGACTTTGACTGCGAGTTGGTCTTATGTTTCAGGAGGAGATAATGCAACGGTAATCTATGGGGAAAATGCGGTGCTTCGCCTGGAGGATGATCCGAAACATTCGCTGGTGGTGCAGTATAAGAACGGCGATGTTTTAAAGTATGAACTTCAGAAAATCCAAACAAATGAAGCAGGTGGACAGCAAACCACGCACGTAATCGAGAATTTCGTAGAATGCATCGTACAAGACACCGTTCCAGCCGTGAGTGGAGAAGAAGGGATGAAGTCGTTACAGGTAATATTATCTGCCTTGGAAGCGAACGAAACGAAGCGAGTGGTTAAGGTGGGGATTGAACGAGCCATCATGTAG